In one Pungitius pungitius chromosome 13, fPunPun2.1, whole genome shotgun sequence genomic region, the following are encoded:
- the yipf3 gene encoding protein YIPF3: MSVGSGNRNTNTEPWGSFDDNLVQGGGSAVIDMENMDDTSGSSFEDMGEMHQRMKEEEEVTAEAAATEDDAAEDGEFLGMKGLKGQLGRQVADEVWQAGKRQASKAFNLYANIDILRPYFDVEPVQVRSRLMESMIPVRMINFPQKIAGELYGPLMLVFTLVAILLHGMKTSDTVIREGTLMGTAIGTCFGYWLGVSSFIYFLAYLVNAQITMLQMLSLLGYGLFGHCVVLLVTYNIHFHFLFYVLWLLCGGLSTLRMVTALLSRTVGQTPRLLLCGTLSVLHMLFLLYLHFAYHKIVEGLLDSLEGPNMAPMQRVARDVPELTLNATVRSLGLLLRAK; encoded by the exons ATGTCTGTGGGCTCCGGGAACAGAAACACGAACACGGAACCGTGGGGAAGCTTTGATGACAACCTCGTCCAG GGCGGCGGTTCGGCGGTCATCGACATGGAGAACATGGATGACACGTCGGGCTCCAGCTTCGAGGACATGGGGGAGATGCACCAGAggatgaaagaggaagaggaagtgactGCAGAGGCCGCAGCCACCGAAGACGACGCCGCCGAGGACGGCGAGTTCCTGGGCATGAAGGGCTTAAAGGGCCAGCTAGGCCGACAAGTAGCAGACGAG GTGTGGCAGGCGGGAAAGCGTCAGGCCTCCAAAGCCTTCAACCTTTACGCCAATATTGACATCCTGCGTCCCTACTTTGACGTGGAGCCAGTGCAAGTTCGCAGCAG GCTGATGGAGTCTATGATACCTGTCCGCATGATCAATTTCCCTCAG AAGATCGCGGGTGAGCTGTACGGTCCTCTGATGCTTGTCTTCACTTTGGTGGCAATCCTGCTGCACGGCATGAAGACGTCTGACACCGTCATC AGGGAGGGGACCCTGATGGGAACTGCTATAGGAACTTGTTTTGGTTACTGGCTCGGTGTTTCCTCCTTCATCTACTTCCTGGCGTATTTGGTCAATGCTCAGATCACCATGCTGCAGATGCTCTCGCTGCTG GGTTACGGCCTGTTTGGTCACTGCGTAGTCCTCCTGGTCACCTACAACATCCACTTCCACTTCCTCTTCTACGTCCTCTGGCTGCTTTGTGGAGGATTGTCTACTCTGCGCATG GTAACCGCTCTGCTGTCCCGGACAGTGGGTCAGACTCCTCGTCTCCTTCTCTGCGGGACCCTGTCTGTCCTCCACATGCTCTTCCTGCTCTACCTTCACTTTGCCTACCACAAGATTGTAGAAG GGCTCCTGGACTCTCTGGAAGGACCCAACATGGCTCCTATGCAGCGGGTGGCCAGAGACGTGCCTGAGCTGACCCTGAACGCCACAGTGAGGAGCCTGGGGCTGTTGCTGAGGGCCAAATGA
- the dnph1 gene encoding 2'-deoxynucleoside 5'-phosphate N-hydrolase 1, which yields MKVYFCGSIRGGRDDVPVYRRIVQKLQSYGTVLTEHVSSTEITERGEDAASAGDRSIHDRDVDWLRQCDVVVAEVTQPSLGVGYELGRAVAMEKRIFCLFRPQSGRNLSAMIRGAADGDIFVVKDYIEEEVENVLEEFFKHLKDVK from the exons ATGAAGGTGTATTTCTGCGGGAGCATCCGCGGCGGCAGAGACGACGTCCCCGTTTACCGGAGGATCGTTCAGAAGCTGCAGAGTTACGGGACCGTGCTGACGGAGCACGTGAGCTCTACCGAAATCACCGAGAGAG GAGAGGACGCTGCTTCAGCAGGAGACCGATCCATCCATGACCGAGACGTGGACTGGCTGCGGCAGTGTGATG TGGTGGTTGCCGAGGTAACCCAGCCGTCGCTGGGCGTGGGCTACGAGCTGGGCCgagctgttgccatggagaagaGGATATTCTGTCTATTCAGACCGCAGTCAGGACGCA aTCTTTCGGCTATGATTCGCGGCGCCGCTGATGGCGACATCTTTGTGGTGAAAGATTAcattgaagaagaagtagagaACGTTCTAGAGGAGTTCTTCAAACACCTAAAGGACGTTAAATAA
- the tjap1 gene encoding tight junction-associated protein 1 isoform X2, with product MTSAAPTRKPYRKAPPQHREQRRAAPVAPPAPHPNINQETFSDSERIRILQQQNEDLQRCLSLSTHKMEAMEAEFDSSRHYMEAELSRTRDDLDKMRDKFRRLQNSYTASQRTNQELEEKLHSLLRKVERDKKTMDQEMVELTNKLLDAKNTIDRLEELNERYRQDCNLAVQLLKCNKSHFRNHKFADLPSELQDMLNKHMTSLPERGSAPGAQDPDTLSLTPADVVPTSVIARVLEKPEPLVLNSAQSSSASRPASEDVFVHVDMTAPPPERQEAAQQNGSCRSQNSLDGQSGGEEGGVATSFDKLNPYPAPPHPHPLYAGRKVIEFSSDDKVKLPKNSPLPNCTYATRQAISLSLVQSDDERTAPASPAPSGGGVLHRTPLSQRDIGSEPQSGQSSPFSSPPQALSVMASSGSSEEDLLANWQRMFVEKVAPAGGLALHRTSFSSQTAQELQRRRPAAAGGASSSERSRAAYSDGEEGSSARSWTPSRGSSLDTDTDTEPRPGRRGGGRYGAEASAEEGERLLMSSEAGNAAVAMPTTPTNAHGGGQGGKEEQEEQQQQQQQQGEGEEEEEEEEEEEEESSAEERDVLTRDLPIISPRLLDLDPALGAAPSKRRQKSPKRMGVHHLHRKDSLTRAQEQGTLLD from the exons GAGACGTTCTCAGACTCTGAGCGGATCAG aatcctccagcagcagaatgAGGATCTACAGcgttgcctctctctctccacccacaAGATGGAGGCCATGGAAGCAGAATTTGACAGCAGCCGTCACTACATGGAGGCGGAGCTGAGCCGGACCAGAGACGACCTGGACAAGATGAGAGACAAGTTCCGCAG ACTCCAGAACAGCTACACAGCGTCTCAGAGGACCAACCAGGAACTGGAGGAGAAGCTCCATTCTCTG CTGCGGAAGGTGGAGAGGGACAAAAAGACGATGGACCAGGAGATGGTGGAGTTAACAAACAAACTGCTGGACGCCAAGAACACCATCGACCGCCTGGAGGAGCTCAAT GAGCGGTACAGGCAGGACTGTAATCTCGCTGTCCAGCTACTCAAATGCAACAAGTCACATTTTAGGAACCACAAGTTTGCAGAT CTCCCCTCTGAGCTGCAGGACATGCTCAACAAACACATGACCAGCCTACCGGAGCGAGGCTCCGCCCCCGGCGCCCAGGACCCGGACACGCTCAGTCTGACCCCTGCTGACGTGGTGCCGACCTCGGTCATCGCCCGCGTGCTGGAGAAGCCGGAGCCGCTGGTCCTGAACTCGGCCCAGTCCTCCAGCGCCAGCCGACCCGCCTCGGAGGACGTGTTTGTGCACGTGGACAtgacggcccccccccccgagcgccaAGAGGCGGCTCAGCAGAATGGCTCCTGTCGCAGTCAGAACAGCCTGGACGGGCAGTCGGGCGGTGAggaggggggcgtggccacATCCTTTGACAAGCTGAACCCCTATCCGGCGCCACCACACCCCCACCCGCTGTACGCGGGTCGCAAGGTCATCGAGTTCTCCTCGGATGACAAGGTGAAGCTCCCCAAGAACTCGCCGCTGCCCAACTGCACCTACGCCACGCGGCAGGCCATCTCGCTGAGCCTGGTGCAGAGCGACGACGAGCGCACCGCCCCcgcaagccccgccccctcgggggggggggtcctccacCGCACGCCGCTGTCCCAGCGGGACATCGGCAGTGAGCCACAGTCGGGCCAGTCCAGCCCCTTCAGCAGCCCGccacag gcGCTCAGCGTGATGGCGAGCTCCGGCAGCTCAGAAGAAGACCTGCTGGCCAACTGGCAGCGGATGTTTGTGGAGAAGGTGGCGCCGGCCGGCGGCTTGGCGCTTCACCGCACCTCCTTCAGCAGCCAGACGGcccaggagctgcagaggaggaggccggccGCGGCGGgcggcgcctcctcctccgagcGCAGCCGGGCGGCCTACTCGGACGGGGAGGAGGGGTCATCGGCGCGGAGCTGGACGCCGAGCCGCGGCTCCAGCCTGGACACCGACACCGACACGGAGCCTCGGCccggcaggagggggggggggcgctacggGGCTGAGGCCTCCGCTGAGGAGGGCGAGAGGCTGctgatgagcagtgaggctggcaaCGCAGCGGTCGCCATGCCAACAACCCCCACCAATgcccacgggggggggcagggggggaaggaggagcaggaggaacaacaacagcagcagcagcagcagggggagggggaggaggaggaggaggaggaggaggaggaggaggaggagagctccgCTGAGGAGAGAGATGTCCTCACCCGTGACCTGCCCATCATCTCGCCCCGCCTCCTTGATTTGGACCCTGCCCTCGGCGCCGCCCCCTCGAAGCGTCGTCAGAAGAGCCCCAAGAGGATGGGCGTGCATCACTTGCACCGCAAAGACAGCCTGACCCGAGCCCAGGAGCAAGGCACCCTGCTGGACTGA